Proteins from a genomic interval of Providencia stuartii:
- a CDS encoding RNA ligase family protein has product MTMQSRKYGRTYHYPFSPGTTSDDRINSDWWSHIQNIKQLVHTEKLDGENNCLSQYGVFARSHATPTQSAWSQQIRQRWQLIKHDLGDIELFGENLYAVHSIEYQHIEDYFYIFAVRQGRYWLSWDEVKFYAALFDFPTVPELSLSISQQQGPQVYAQQLIEAASQDSHFGACDTHTQLPCSMEGIVTRDSQRFLVDDFMSHVFKYVRKNHVKTDIHWKRNWQRAKLAFERKKEAR; this is encoded by the coding sequence ATGACTATGCAATCAAGAAAGTATGGTAGAACGTATCACTATCCGTTCTCACCTGGCACCACTAGCGATGATCGTATCAATAGCGATTGGTGGTCACACATCCAGAATATTAAGCAGCTGGTACATACTGAAAAACTCGATGGTGAAAATAATTGCTTAAGCCAATATGGGGTGTTTGCTCGTTCTCATGCGACGCCAACGCAGTCCGCATGGAGCCAACAGATACGTCAGCGCTGGCAGTTAATCAAGCATGATTTAGGGGATATCGAGCTATTCGGAGAAAATCTCTACGCCGTACACTCTATTGAATATCAACATATTGAAGATTATTTCTATATTTTTGCCGTACGACAAGGCCGCTACTGGTTAAGTTGGGATGAAGTCAAGTTTTATGCAGCATTGTTTGATTTTCCGACAGTGCCTGAGCTTTCCCTGAGTATTAGCCAACAGCAAGGGCCGCAAGTGTACGCACAACAACTCATCGAGGCGGCTTCACAGGATAGCCATTTCGGTGCTTGCGATACGCATACTCAACTCCCTTGCAGCATGGAAGGGATTGTCACTCGCGATAGCCAGCGCTTTTTAGTCGATGATTTCATGTCGCATGTGTTTAAGTATGTACGCAAAAATCATGTTAAGACTGATATTCATTGGAAAAGAAACTGGCAGCGAGCAAAGTTAGCGTTCGAGCGCAAAAAGGAGGCGAGATGA
- a CDS encoding CitMHS family transporter: MLTIIGILIILSIVTLLMMRKVSPIIAMSCIPFIGALIAGYSIAEISTFFESGINKVSKVAAMFLFAILFFSLMKDLHIFDPLIRLMVKMTRGNVIIVCVMTTLIAGLVHLDGSGAATFLIIIPALLPLYRQLGMSPYLMLLLMCASMGIMNMVPWGGPLGRASAVTGIDAATLWQSLIPVQIIGMAGAAVFAALMGVREKRRIAAAAAKGTTPYMMDSLLPANEQMADISEQTHKPKKPWINGGLILASVICLAFGLLSAPYVFMIALSIALLVNFPNPKDQMKVLSQHAPQALGMVAIILAAGAFLGILSEGGMLKSIAEDLTAILPTEWVSKIHIFVGILGVPMDIFTSTDAYYFALLPIIQQIAETAGVDPSSVVYAMAIGNNAGTFVSPFSPAAWLAMGLAGIDMGRHLRYSFGWIWLFSFFTLAIGAVLGLY, translated from the coding sequence GTGTTAACAATTATTGGTATCTTGATCATTCTTTCTATCGTCACCCTACTGATGATGCGCAAAGTTAGCCCTATCATTGCTATGTCATGTATCCCCTTTATCGGCGCATTAATTGCGGGATATTCAATAGCAGAAATATCGACTTTTTTTGAAAGCGGCATTAATAAAGTTTCCAAAGTGGCTGCGATGTTCTTGTTCGCCATTTTATTCTTTAGTTTGATGAAGGATCTGCATATTTTTGATCCGCTGATTCGTTTGATGGTTAAAATGACGCGAGGCAATGTCATTATTGTCTGTGTTATGACCACATTAATTGCGGGCCTCGTACACTTAGATGGCTCAGGGGCTGCGACTTTCTTAATTATTATCCCTGCGTTACTGCCACTATATCGGCAGCTTGGCATGAGCCCTTACTTAATGCTGCTATTGATGTGTGCCAGCATGGGGATTATGAATATGGTGCCGTGGGGAGGCCCATTGGGACGCGCTTCGGCGGTAACAGGTATTGATGCGGCAACGTTATGGCAGAGTTTAATTCCAGTACAAATCATTGGCATGGCTGGTGCTGCCGTTTTCGCTGCACTAATGGGAGTACGTGAAAAACGTCGTATTGCTGCCGCTGCCGCTAAAGGCACTACGCCATACATGATGGATTCCTTGTTGCCAGCAAATGAACAGATGGCAGATATTAGTGAACAAACTCATAAACCGAAAAAACCGTGGATTAATGGCGGGTTAATCCTAGCCTCCGTGATTTGCCTTGCTTTTGGGCTACTTTCGGCGCCGTATGTCTTTATGATCGCCTTATCGATAGCTTTGCTAGTTAACTTCCCTAATCCAAAAGATCAGATGAAGGTGTTATCACAACATGCTCCACAGGCATTAGGCATGGTCGCTATTATCTTAGCTGCTGGCGCGTTTCTTGGAATTCTATCCGAGGGAGGCATGCTGAAATCTATCGCGGAAGACTTAACGGCAATATTGCCAACAGAGTGGGTATCTAAAATTCATATTTTTGTTGGAATTTTAGGTGTGCCGATGGATATTTTCACCAGTACGGACGCGTATTATTTCGCGCTATTACCGATCATTCAACAAATTGCTGAAACAGCTGGAGTCGATCCTTCATCTGTCGTGTATGCGATGGCGATTGGGAATAATGCGGGGACATTTGTGAGCCCATTCTCGCCAGCAGCTTGGCTTGCGATGGGGCTAGCAGGAATTGATATGGGACGTCATTTACGTTATTCATTCGGATGGATTTGGTTGTTCAGTTTCTTTACTTTAGCCATTGGTGCTGTGCTCGGGCTTTATTAG
- a CDS encoding NADH:flavin oxidoreductase/NADH oxidase: protein MSFLFSPASLGQVSLNNRIIVPPMCQYSATDGMPTAWHNAHYMNLALSGAALVIIEASAVTPVGRITYKDLGLWNDEQADALKKMLEDIRQFADARLGIQLAHAGRKASSDLPWLGGQSLAKEQPHGWQTVSASNLPFGHAHPPRELSQQEITETVQHFVDAAKRAEYAGFDVIEIHAAHGYLLHQFLSPLSNTRQDEYGGSFTHRSRLLIDVFREVREAISPNIAVGVRISATDWVDGGWNVPESIELSELLEELGCDYIHVSSGGLSEQQQIPISPNYQVPLAQAINEHTFMPVIAVGLITEPAQAEAIIATGQADFVSIGRGMLFDPRWPWHAATQLAEHIKVAPQYLRSAPHQFKQLFS, encoded by the coding sequence ATGAGCTTCCTATTTTCTCCCGCCTCTCTTGGGCAGGTCTCCTTAAATAACAGGATCATTGTTCCACCAATGTGCCAATATTCTGCTACCGATGGCATGCCAACAGCTTGGCATAATGCCCACTATATGAACCTTGCCTTGTCAGGGGCTGCTTTAGTCATTATTGAAGCCAGTGCAGTGACGCCTGTAGGACGCATTACCTATAAAGACTTAGGTCTGTGGAATGATGAACAAGCCGATGCATTAAAAAAAATGTTAGAAGATATCAGGCAGTTTGCTGATGCACGCTTAGGAATTCAACTCGCTCATGCAGGTAGAAAAGCCTCTTCCGACCTTCCTTGGCTTGGCGGTCAAAGTTTAGCCAAAGAACAACCGCATGGTTGGCAGACAGTGTCTGCATCCAATTTACCTTTTGGTCATGCACATCCACCGCGTGAACTCAGTCAACAAGAGATCACTGAAACAGTACAACATTTTGTCGATGCCGCTAAACGCGCGGAATATGCTGGGTTTGACGTTATTGAAATTCATGCGGCACACGGTTATTTATTGCATCAATTCTTATCCCCATTATCAAATACACGACAAGATGAATACGGCGGTAGTTTTACTCATCGTAGCCGTTTATTAATTGATGTTTTTCGGGAAGTCAGAGAGGCCATTAGCCCTAATATTGCTGTTGGTGTAAGGATCTCAGCAACGGACTGGGTTGATGGTGGCTGGAATGTGCCTGAATCCATTGAACTTAGCGAATTATTGGAAGAATTAGGTTGCGACTATATCCATGTTTCTTCCGGTGGGTTATCTGAACAACAACAGATCCCAATCAGCCCAAATTACCAAGTCCCACTTGCTCAAGCGATCAATGAGCATACCTTTATGCCTGTTATCGCGGTTGGTTTAATTACGGAGCCTGCTCAGGCAGAAGCCATTATTGCAACAGGGCAAGCTGATTTTGTTTCGATCGGCCGAGGAATGTTGTTTGACCCACGTTGGCCATGGCATGCAGCGACACAATTAGCAGAACACATCAAAGTCGCCCCACAATATTTGCGAAGTGCGCCACATCAATTTAAGCAATTATTTAGCTAA
- a CDS encoding DMT family transporter encodes MQPQRKAEVFLVLTTFIAAWGWVFSRESVQGMPIFAFLGSRFLLAAVILLPFCLGKRNRIQLQQIPSILMTGGWMALNLVLWIYAVATTDSLGEGAFIMSLAMLFVPLVGWVLLKIRPTRYFWQALPVAVLGLACLTLFKGQIQFKSSQLWFLAAAIVQAIYFCYTSVYARSVPILPLTTIQLACTGIVGLMLSFFLEEWPTTIATSTLMWFIASVVIATSLRFILQLIGQKNTTAANAAIIMILEPVMTVFVAAIWYHERMPAIQILGCILILSALFYYRWRSFRLLSK; translated from the coding sequence ATGCAGCCACAAAGAAAAGCGGAAGTGTTCTTAGTGCTGACTACCTTTATTGCTGCATGGGGATGGGTATTTTCCCGTGAGTCCGTGCAAGGTATGCCAATCTTTGCTTTTCTCGGAAGCCGTTTTTTACTTGCAGCGGTTATTCTCTTACCTTTTTGCCTAGGTAAACGAAATCGAATTCAATTACAGCAAATTCCGAGCATTTTAATGACCGGAGGATGGATGGCTCTTAACCTCGTCTTATGGATTTATGCGGTAGCGACAACCGATTCATTAGGTGAGGGGGCATTTATTATGAGTTTAGCGATGCTATTTGTGCCATTAGTCGGATGGGTTTTGTTAAAAATTCGTCCTACACGTTACTTTTGGCAAGCACTACCTGTGGCAGTCTTAGGTCTTGCCTGTTTGACCCTATTTAAAGGGCAAATCCAATTTAAAAGTAGTCAACTTTGGTTTTTAGCCGCAGCAATCGTACAAGCAATTTACTTTTGTTATACCAGTGTTTATGCCCGCAGTGTGCCTATTTTACCGCTAACGACCATTCAATTAGCTTGTACAGGTATCGTTGGGCTAATGTTGTCTTTCTTTTTAGAAGAGTGGCCTACAACGATAGCCACATCGACCTTAATGTGGTTTATCGCAAGTGTGGTGATTGCAACGAGTTTACGATTTATTTTGCAGTTAATTGGACAAAAAAATACGACTGCTGCAAATGCTGCGATCATTATGATACTCGAGCCTGTTATGACGGTATTTGTTGCCGCTATTTGGTATCATGAGAGAATGCCTGCCATCCAAATTTTAGGCTGTATTCTTATTTTAAGCGCATTGTTTTATTATCGATGGCGCTCTTTTCGCTTATTATCGAAATAA
- a CDS encoding 3-oxoacyl-ACP synthase, giving the protein MRNIPKNADTDPAAVQNIKRAIQARKYAYPAEISLLWKNTRDSSFNISWSSIMLTACLVSALLILLINYLL; this is encoded by the coding sequence ATGAGGAATATTCCTAAAAACGCGGATACCGATCCTGCGGCCGTTCAGAATATTAAGCGTGCTATTCAGGCTCGTAAATATGCGTATCCTGCGGAAATCAGTTTATTATGGAAAAACACAAGGGATTCATCATTCAACATCAGTTGGTCAAGCATTATGTTGACAGCTTGTTTAGTCAGTGCCCTGTTAATATTACTGATTAATTATTTGCTGTAA
- a CDS encoding anion permease — protein MNKLTPLKPIPTLIAVAITLIIWFLIPVPEGVNPNAWHLLALFVGTIAAIIGKALPIGGVSIIAIALVAVTGVTNPNSTKAAIADALSGFSNDLIWLIGISIMVSMSLNKTGLGARIGYYVISLFGKKTLGIAYSLAIAETVLAPVTPSNTARGGGIIHPIMRSIADSFGSKADDGTSGKIGRYLSLVNYNINPITSAMFITATAPNPLIVSLIVSEAGGASELTWSMWAIAAFAPALVSLILMPLVIYFMYKPEITSTPDAPNFAKERLQQLGPISLPEVITLGVFVLLLLMWAGVPAMLFGPSYSVNATTAAFIGLGILLSTGVINWDDVLKNKGAWDTVVWFAALVMMASFLGKLGLIKWMSVSVGTSIDNMGLSWASGALILVLIYVYSHYFFASTTAHITAMFGAFFAAGLALGAPPMLLGLTLAFSSSLMMSLTHYGTGTAPIIFGSGYVTLGEWWKAGFVMSVVNLIIWIGLGSVWWKFLGYW, from the coding sequence ATGAATAAACTGACCCCTCTAAAACCGATACCTACATTGATTGCAGTTGCAATCACACTCATTATTTGGTTCCTTATCCCCGTACCGGAAGGCGTTAATCCGAATGCTTGGCATTTATTAGCGCTATTCGTTGGTACGATTGCCGCTATTATTGGTAAAGCACTACCAATAGGTGGTGTGTCTATTATTGCTATCGCGTTAGTCGCCGTGACGGGAGTGACTAATCCGAATTCAACAAAGGCTGCGATTGCAGATGCATTAAGTGGTTTTTCTAATGACCTGATTTGGCTAATTGGTATTTCAATCATGGTCTCTATGAGCTTAAATAAAACCGGATTAGGCGCTAGAATTGGTTATTATGTTATTTCATTGTTTGGTAAAAAAACGTTGGGGATAGCTTATTCACTTGCCATTGCTGAGACAGTACTTGCTCCTGTAACGCCAAGTAATACTGCTCGAGGAGGGGGAATCATTCACCCGATTATGCGCTCAATTGCTGATAGCTTTGGCTCTAAAGCGGATGATGGTACTTCTGGGAAAATAGGTCGTTACCTCTCGTTAGTGAACTACAATATTAACCCTATTACTTCTGCAATGTTTATTACCGCGACAGCACCAAACCCACTCATTGTCAGTTTGATCGTCAGTGAAGCAGGGGGAGCGAGTGAATTAACATGGTCAATGTGGGCTATTGCAGCATTTGCGCCCGCTTTAGTTTCATTAATTTTGATGCCTTTAGTCATCTATTTCATGTATAAACCTGAAATCACCTCAACACCCGATGCGCCTAACTTTGCCAAAGAGCGTTTACAGCAATTAGGCCCTATTTCATTACCTGAAGTTATTACACTCGGGGTATTCGTATTATTACTGTTAATGTGGGCTGGGGTACCGGCAATGTTATTTGGCCCAAGCTACAGTGTTAATGCGACAACAGCAGCATTTATTGGGCTAGGTATTTTACTCTCAACGGGCGTAATAAATTGGGATGATGTATTAAAAAATAAAGGCGCTTGGGATACCGTCGTCTGGTTTGCTGCTTTAGTGATGATGGCGAGCTTCCTTGGTAAATTAGGGCTGATTAAATGGATGTCTGTCTCAGTGGGAACTTCGATTGATAATATGGGACTGAGCTGGGCGTCGGGAGCCTTAATACTTGTTCTAATTTATGTTTATTCGCACTATTTCTTTGCAAGTACAACAGCGCATATTACCGCGATGTTTGGTGCTTTCTTTGCTGCTGGATTAGCACTTGGCGCACCTCCAATGTTACTTGGATTAACATTGGCATTCTCATCTTCGTTAATGATGTCATTAACGCATTATGGTACAGGGACGGCACCGATTATTTTTGGTTCTGGTTATGTAACATTAGGTGAATGGTGGAAAGCCGGTTTTGTGATGAGTGTTGTTAACCTAATTATTTGGATCGGCTTAGGTAGCGTTTGGTGGAAATTCTTAGGTTATTGGTGA
- the cutA gene encoding divalent-cation tolerance protein CutA: MTKNDVSYDKEQQPCIILCTTNSQNNAIKIAQQLLDKRLAACVSLLPEITSIYQWKNTIEQDKEIMLFIKSTHKNQPELFAAIKEIHPYETPELISLDLDKIDSRYLEWLIKAVK, encoded by the coding sequence ATGACAAAAAATGATGTTAGTTATGATAAAGAACAACAGCCTTGTATTATTTTATGCACGACGAATAGCCAAAACAATGCCATCAAAATTGCTCAGCAATTATTAGATAAACGGTTAGCGGCATGTGTCTCTTTGCTACCCGAGATAACATCGATATATCAATGGAAAAACACGATCGAACAAGATAAAGAAATAATGTTATTCATTAAATCTACGCATAAAAATCAGCCTGAATTATTCGCTGCCATCAAGGAAATTCACCCATACGAAACCCCAGAGTTGATTAGCCTAGATTTAGATAAAATCGATAGCCGTTATCTAGAGTGGTTAATAAAAGCGGTAAAATGA
- the betA gene encoding choline dehydrogenase, with the protein MVYDYIIIGAGSAGNVLATRLTEDSDVTVLLLEAGGPDYRFDFRTQMPAALAYPLQGRRYNWAYETDPEPHMNNRRMECGRGKGLGGSSLINGMCYIRGNALDFDGWAQAPGLEDWRYLNCLPYFRKAETRDIGANDYHGGDGPVSVTTPKNGNNVLFHAMVEAGVQAGYPRTDDLNGYQQEGFGPMDRTVTPKGRRASTARGYLDQARKRPNLTIITHATTDIIEFEDKKAVGVKFYQGNNKTAVQAKARKEVLLCAGAIASPQILQRSGVGPEDVLQEFNIPAVHVLPGVGQNLQDHLEMYLQYECKQPVSLYPALKWYNQPAIGAEWLFKGTGIGASNQFEAGGFIRTSDKFAWPNIQFHFLPVAINYNGSNAVNVHGFQAHVGSMRSPSRGRVRLKSTDPYQHPSILFNYMSSEQDWEEFRAAIRITREIMAQPALDPYRGKEISPGKHIQTDEELDAFVRERAETAFHPCGSCKMGYDEMAVVDGAGRVHGLENLRIIDASIMPLIITGNLNATTIMIAEKMADKIRGREPLPASQADYYVAGDTPVRQI; encoded by the coding sequence ATGGTCTATGACTACATTATTATCGGTGCTGGTTCAGCCGGTAACGTTCTTGCTACCCGCCTGACAGAAGATTCTGATGTTACTGTGCTGCTCCTTGAAGCTGGAGGACCGGACTACAGGTTCGATTTTCGTACACAAATGCCAGCGGCTTTAGCCTATCCATTACAAGGTCGACGTTATAATTGGGCCTATGAAACTGATCCTGAACCGCATATGAATAATCGCCGTATGGAGTGCGGACGAGGAAAAGGATTAGGAGGCTCATCACTGATCAATGGCATGTGCTATATCCGTGGTAATGCATTAGATTTTGATGGGTGGGCTCAAGCACCAGGCTTAGAAGATTGGCGTTATCTCAATTGTTTGCCCTATTTCCGCAAAGCAGAAACGCGTGATATAGGGGCTAATGATTATCATGGTGGCGATGGCCCCGTGAGTGTGACGACACCGAAAAATGGCAATAACGTGTTGTTTCATGCCATGGTTGAGGCCGGTGTTCAAGCGGGTTATCCGCGAACTGATGACCTGAATGGCTATCAACAAGAGGGCTTTGGCCCTATGGATAGAACAGTAACGCCAAAAGGGCGTCGTGCGAGTACGGCTCGTGGTTATCTGGATCAAGCCAGAAAACGTCCTAATTTAACTATTATCACGCATGCTACGACAGATATTATTGAATTTGAAGACAAAAAAGCAGTCGGTGTGAAGTTTTATCAAGGGAATAATAAAACAGCCGTTCAGGCAAAAGCACGTAAGGAGGTTCTATTATGTGCTGGGGCGATAGCTTCACCTCAAATTTTGCAACGTTCGGGGGTTGGGCCTGAAGATGTTCTGCAAGAGTTTAATATTCCTGCTGTACATGTCTTACCGGGAGTAGGGCAAAATTTACAAGATCATCTGGAAATGTATTTGCAGTATGAATGTAAGCAGCCTGTATCTCTCTATCCAGCATTAAAGTGGTATAACCAACCCGCAATTGGTGCTGAATGGTTATTTAAAGGTACGGGGATTGGTGCCAGTAACCAATTTGAAGCTGGCGGATTTATTCGTACCAGCGATAAATTTGCGTGGCCAAATATTCAATTTCACTTCTTACCTGTAGCCATTAACTATAACGGCAGTAATGCTGTAAATGTGCATGGCTTCCAAGCACACGTTGGGTCGATGCGTTCACCTAGCCGTGGTCGTGTAAGATTAAAATCCACGGATCCTTATCAGCACCCTAGTATTTTGTTCAACTACATGTCCAGTGAACAGGATTGGGAAGAGTTCCGCGCAGCCATTCGTATTACACGTGAAATCATGGCACAGCCAGCACTGGATCCTTATCGAGGTAAAGAAATTAGCCCTGGTAAGCATATCCAAACGGATGAAGAGCTGGATGCATTTGTGCGTGAACGTGCTGAAACAGCATTTCATCCCTGTGGTTCATGCAAGATGGGATATGATGAAATGGCCGTTGTTGACGGTGCAGGTCGGGTTCATGGACTCGAAAATCTCAGGATAATTGATGCATCAATTATGCCGCTGATTATCACGGGTAATTTGAATGCAACAACCATCATGATAGCTGAAAAGATGGCGGATAAAATCCGTGGTCGTGAGCCGTTACCTGCGAGCCAAGCAGACTACTATGTTGCAGGTGATACGCCTGTACGCCAAATTTAA
- the betB gene encoding betaine-aldehyde dehydrogenase codes for MHQPQLHKLYIHGGYVDSSQPECGQFDAMNPANGEVIACLQSATREDIDWAVESAKQGQKVWAAMTAMERSRILRRAVDILRERNDELAHLETLDTGKPLSETRYVDIVTGADVLEYYAGLIPALEGEQIPLRESAFVYTRREPLGVVAGIGAWNYPIQIALWKSAPALAAGNAMVFKPSEVTSLTALKLAEIYTEAGLPAGVFNVVTGAGADVGQWLTEHPGIAKISFTGGVATGKKVMANASGSTLKDVTMELGGKSPLIIFDDADLDNAADIAMMANFYSSGQVCTNGTRVFVPESLKAQFEEKIQQRVARIKIGSPLDETTNFGPLVSFPHMENVLRYIEIGKQQGAKLLCGGERLTEGAFAQGAYVLPTVFTDCSDDMQITQEEIFGPVMSILSYQSEDEVIERANHTLYGLAAGLVTRDISRAHRVIHQLEAGICWINTWGESPAQMPVGGYKHSGVGRENGLVTLQNYTQIKSIQVELGEFASVF; via the coding sequence ATGCACCAACCACAATTACATAAACTTTATATTCATGGTGGTTATGTGGATAGCTCACAACCTGAATGTGGGCAGTTTGATGCAATGAATCCAGCGAATGGTGAAGTGATCGCATGTTTACAATCTGCAACGCGTGAAGACATTGATTGGGCTGTGGAAAGTGCCAAACAAGGGCAAAAAGTATGGGCAGCGATGACGGCAATGGAGCGTTCTCGTATTTTACGCCGTGCTGTTGATATTTTACGTGAGCGCAATGACGAATTGGCACACTTGGAAACGTTGGATACCGGTAAACCATTATCTGAAACACGCTATGTGGATATTGTCACGGGTGCTGATGTTTTAGAGTACTATGCAGGCTTGATCCCCGCGTTAGAAGGAGAGCAAATTCCTTTACGTGAGAGCGCATTCGTCTATACACGCCGCGAGCCACTTGGGGTTGTTGCTGGGATTGGTGCGTGGAACTATCCAATTCAAATCGCACTTTGGAAATCTGCACCCGCTTTGGCGGCAGGTAATGCCATGGTATTTAAGCCAAGTGAAGTCACATCGCTGACCGCACTAAAACTGGCTGAGATTTATACGGAAGCCGGACTGCCAGCAGGCGTTTTTAACGTTGTGACGGGCGCTGGTGCGGATGTGGGTCAATGGCTAACAGAACACCCAGGGATTGCAAAAATATCCTTCACCGGTGGTGTTGCGACAGGCAAAAAAGTGATGGCAAATGCTTCGGGTTCGACATTAAAAGATGTCACGATGGAACTTGGTGGCAAGTCACCGCTTATTATTTTTGATGATGCTGATCTGGATAACGCAGCAGATATTGCCATGATGGCCAATTTCTATAGTTCAGGCCAAGTTTGTACTAACGGCACTCGAGTTTTTGTGCCAGAAAGCTTAAAAGCACAATTTGAAGAGAAAATTCAACAACGTGTGGCGCGCATCAAAATAGGTTCACCGCTCGATGAGACAACTAACTTTGGTCCATTGGTGAGTTTTCCACATATGGAAAATGTATTGCGCTATATCGAAATAGGCAAACAGCAGGGCGCTAAATTACTTTGTGGTGGTGAGCGTTTGACTGAAGGAGCATTTGCTCAAGGCGCTTATGTGCTGCCAACCGTCTTTACTGATTGTTCTGATGATATGCAAATCACCCAAGAAGAGATTTTTGGTCCTGTGATGAGTATTTTGAGTTATCAGTCGGAAGATGAAGTTATCGAACGTGCAAACCATACGTTATATGGCTTAGCCGCAGGGCTTGTCACTCGTGATATCTCACGAGCGCATCGAGTCATCCATCAATTAGAAGCGGGTATCTGTTGGATAAATACTTGGGGGGAATCACCAGCACAAATGCCTGTTGGGGGCTATAAGCACTCAGGGGTGGGTCGTGAAAATGGCCTAGTAACACTCCAAAATTATACTCAAATAAAATCAATACAAGTCGAACTTGGGGAGTTTGCCTCGGTATTTTAA
- the betI gene encoding transcriptional regulator BetI — protein sequence MPKIGMQSIRKQQLIQATLDVINEVGMQEASIALIARKAGVSTGIISHYFRDKNGLLEATMRHIQYQLGVAVAMRLRLLSHAQPKQRIQAIVEGNFDSSQISEAAMKTWLAFWASSMHQPSLNRLQQVNDRRLYSNLSYEFSRVLDKQSARMAAKGLAALIDGLWLRSALSNEAFPLQDALTITNEYIDMQFTRHKDS from the coding sequence ATGCCGAAAATAGGAATGCAATCGATACGTAAGCAGCAGTTAATTCAAGCCACACTTGATGTGATTAATGAAGTCGGTATGCAAGAGGCGAGTATCGCTTTAATTGCTCGAAAGGCGGGAGTATCAACCGGCATTATTAGTCATTACTTTCGTGATAAAAACGGTCTGCTAGAGGCGACAATGCGCCATATACAGTACCAACTAGGCGTTGCTGTTGCGATGCGTTTAAGACTGTTGAGTCATGCTCAGCCAAAGCAGCGTATTCAAGCCATCGTTGAAGGTAATTTTGATTCTTCACAAATTAGTGAAGCGGCGATGAAAACATGGCTGGCATTTTGGGCAAGTAGCATGCATCAACCGAGTTTAAATCGGTTACAGCAAGTGAATGATAGACGGCTATATTCCAATCTCAGTTATGAATTTTCGCGTGTACTTGATAAACAATCTGCACGCATGGCTGCTAAAGGATTAGCGGCATTGATCGATGGGTTATGGTTGCGTAGTGCCTTGAGTAATGAGGCTTTTCCCCTGCAAGATGCTTTAACCATTACGAATGAATATATCGATATGCAATTTACTCGGCATAAGGATAGCTAA